One window of Candidatus Nitrospira kreftii genomic DNA carries:
- a CDS encoding HTH-like domain-containing protein (modular protein), whose product MSHATSPSTHRRYGVVRVCQEWDLSRSTFYAQPGRRVSPPREPAKRGPKTAYTDEVLTGHIRQVLAASPFLGEGHRKVWARLRAQGIRTSKPRVLRLMRQAHLLAPTRVARVVGPRVHDGTITTERPNQMWGTDATSTVTQQDGLVTVFVGIDHCTLEGIGIHAARRATRFEALEPIRQGVRQQFGTFAAGRATGVQVRHDHGSQYMSDDFQTELRFLGITSSPAFVRAPEGNGVAERFIRTLKEQLLWVRTFQTVEDLRRALHDWLRLYNEQWLVERHGFRSPTQVRRDLLAPSEAA is encoded by the coding sequence ATGAGCCACGCCACGTCACCTTCCACGCATCGACGGTATGGTGTGGTCCGGGTCTGTCAGGAATGGGACCTGAGTCGGTCCACCTTTTATGCCCAGCCGGGCCGTCGCGTCTCACCGCCCCGTGAGCCGGCGAAACGGGGCCCGAAGACGGCATACACCGACGAGGTGCTCACCGGGCACATTCGGCAGGTGCTGGCCGCCTCGCCGTTTCTCGGGGAAGGGCACCGCAAAGTCTGGGCACGGCTGCGGGCGCAAGGCATTCGTACGTCCAAACCGCGTGTCCTCCGGCTCATGCGGCAGGCTCATCTCTTGGCACCCACTCGGGTGGCCCGCGTCGTGGGACCGCGGGTCCACGACGGGACGATCACGACCGAGCGTCCGAATCAGATGTGGGGCACCGATGCGACCAGCACGGTGACGCAGCAGGATGGACTGGTCACGGTCTTCGTCGGCATTGATCATTGCACCCTCGAAGGGATCGGCATCCATGCGGCGAGGCGCGCCACTCGCTTCGAGGCGTTGGAGCCGATTCGTCAGGGCGTGCGTCAGCAGTTCGGCACGTTCGCGGCCGGCCGTGCGACGGGCGTGCAAGTGCGGCATGATCACGGCAGTCAGTATATGAGTGACGATTTTCAGACGGAACTCCGATTCCTGGGCATCACGTCGAGTCCAGCATTCGTGCGCGCCCCAGAAGGCAATGGCGTCGCCGAGCGGTTCATTCGCACGCTCAAGGAGCAGCTGTTGTGGGTGCGTACGTTCCAGACCGTCGAGGACCTCCGCCGCGCACTCCACGACTGGCTGCGTCTCTATAATGAGCAGTGGCTCGTCGAGCGGCATGGGTTTCGCTCACCGACCCAGGTGCGGCGAGATCTCCTCGCACCATCGGAGGCCGCGTGA